Within Fusobacterium gonidiaformans ATCC 25563, the genomic segment TTTCACAAGAAATACAATATTGTCCTTCATATTCCCCTTTATAAATATCTCCTTTTTCATAGACTGTTTTTAAAATCTTTTTCACAGAGTCTTTGTGTCTTTGTTCTGTGGTTCGAATAAAATCAGAGTAATGAATGTTTAAAGCTTTCCACATTTCTGTGAAAGCAGGAGCCATTTTATCTGTCCAAGCTTGTGGAGTAAATCCTTTTTCTTTCGCAGTTTGTTCTACCTTTTGTCCATGTTCATCGGTTCCGGTTAAAAAGTAAACATTCTTTCCTGCTAATTTTTGGTATCTTGACATAACATCGGCAGCGATAGTTGTATAAGCACTTCCCACGTGGGGATCTCCATTAACATAATAAATTGGTGTTGTTACATAAAAATTATTCATAGTTTCCCTCCCGCACTAAGCGTTCTGCTTTCTCATTTAAGTTGTTAATTTCTTGTTCTAAAAATAGAGCAATTTCTTCTAAATTGCTATCTTTATTCAAATAAATAGGATTTCCTAATACATAGAAAATTTTAGAAAAAGGTTTTGGAACTTGAAAATGGTCCCAAGTTTTTGAAAAAACCCATTTTTTACTGAAAGCTCCTCCCATAGGAACAATTGGGATTCCGCTCTTTTGAGCGAGATAAAGTAAACCATGTTTTACTTTATAGGGTGGTCCTTTTGGACCATCTACCGGGGTTCCCATCGAATATCCTTTTTTCAAAAATTTTAAAAGAGATAGTAAGGAAGAAACAGATTGTTTGTCAGAAGAACCTCTCACTAAATCAAATCCCATTTTTTCTAAAGGAACAGCAATCAATTCTCCGTCCTTCGAAGGACTTGCTAAGGCGACTTTTCTACGAAGATTTCTCATAGCAAGAGAAGAACTTAATAATTTTTCGTGCCAAAAACAAAAAATATAGGGACGAATATTTTCATTTACTTTTTCTTCTCCAGTATTTTCAATTCGAATATAGGAAAAGGTATAGTTTAAAAGATGAATAAAATAATAGAGGCATAGTCCATAAAATCTATATTTTTTTGAGCTTTCTGTTTTTTCCATAAAATTACTCCAACATTTAGAAAATAAGAGCCGTCATAAGACAAGCTCTTGTTCATGATTGCATTATTGATTCTTTCTTAGAATAAACCAGGAATATTGATTCCACCAGTGACTTTATTCATTTCACTTTCTGCTAATTCTTCTGCTTGTCGCATTGCTTCATTGATTCCTGATAAGATTAAATCTTCTAACATTTCTTTATCAGAAGCTGCTTCTTTTAGAATTTCATCACTTAATTTTACTTCTA encodes:
- a CDS encoding lysophospholipid acyltransferase family protein — translated: MEKTESSKKYRFYGLCLYYFIHLLNYTFSYIRIENTGEEKVNENIRPYIFCFWHEKLLSSSLAMRNLRRKVALASPSKDGELIAVPLEKMGFDLVRGSSDKQSVSSLLSLLKFLKKGYSMGTPVDGPKGPPYKVKHGLLYLAQKSGIPIVPMGGAFSKKWVFSKTWDHFQVPKPFSKIFYVLGNPIYLNKDSNLEEIALFLEQEINNLNEKAERLVREGNYE